A portion of the Cervus canadensis isolate Bull #8, Minnesota chromosome 26, ASM1932006v1, whole genome shotgun sequence genome contains these proteins:
- the CYTL1 gene encoding cytokine-like protein 1, protein MTPQLLPLLLLLLAGLPAARPAPPTCYSRMLALSREITSDFQSLQATEPLEACVRYLPRLYLDIHNYCVLAKLRDFVASSQCWKVAQVDALKDKARKLYTIMNSFCRRDLVFLSDDCNALEYPIVVTTVLPDHQS, encoded by the exons ATGACACCCCAGCTGctccccctgctgctgctgctcctggccGGGCTCCCCGCCGCACGGCCGGCTCCTCCGACCTGCTACTCTCGGATGCTGGCCCTCAGCCGGGAGATCACCTCTGACTTCCAGAGCCTGCAGGCCACGGAGCCCTTG GAGGCATGTGTGAGATACCTGCCCAGGCTGTATCTGGATATACAC AATTACTGCGTGTTGGCCAAGCTGCGGGACTTTGTGGCATCATCCCAGTGCTGGAAGGTGGCCCAGGTGGACGCCTTGAAGGACAAAGCGCGGAAACTGTACACCATCATGAACTCGTTCTGCAGGAGA GATTTGGTGTTCCTGTCGGATGACTGCAATGCGTTAGAATACCCAATCGTAGTGACCACGGTCCTCCCGGATCATCAGAGCTAA